GCCGAGCCACCGGTCGGATCTTCTTCGGTGACCCCGGTGACGATGAACTTGTTGAACCAGTCGAGAACCGGCTCGGTCTGGTTCGGCGGCAACCAGTAGGCGGGATAGCAGAGCGTGGTGTTCTGGGAGGGATCCGCAGGGGTGCCGGACGAGCAGCCGGGCGAGGAGTAGCCGACCGAGATGGTTTCTCCGGTCTCGGTGGTGATCGTCGTCAGCCGCTGCCGGGTGATCGGCGAGTAGCCGTCGCTGAGATCAACCCTGTTGGACAGCGGCGTTCCGGAGAAGACCACCGGCGGCAAGGTGATGGCCGCCGTCGAACCACCGGCCGAGGTGTCCTGCCCGGTACGGGCGATCGACGAGAGCCACAGCGAGGGGCTAGTGGAATCGTCGGTCGCCGGGTACGTGTGGGTCAGCGCCCAGTTGTCCACATTGGTCTCGGTGGTGCCGACGAGCACCTGCGTCTGGATCGACTGCAGCGCATATTCCGACCAGAACGACGGTGACTGCACCGAACAGCTGGCGTTGTTCGCGCAGTTGAGGTCATAGGGCACGTCGGGCCAGTTGGACGCGGTGGCCGACGACAGTGTGGCCGGATCGCAGCTGGCCTGATTACACCGGCCGGTGGTCGTGAACAGCACCTGCGCAGCCGGCTGCGTCGAGTAGACCTGCCCCGCGCGCTGCCCGTACTGGATCTTCGACAGGTAGGCGCCGCGGTTGTACGGGGTGTTCGCCGTGCTGCCCAGGTCGCGGGAGTAGTAGTTGTTCTCGGTGTTGTAGAAGTACGAGACGACGTCGGAGTGGGTGTCCACGACGTAGTCGAGGTTCCAACGGTAGGCCTGCTGACACCAGGAGTTCGCGAAGGTCGCGTTGTAACAGGGCTGTCCGGCCGCGGCGGCGAAGACCGGTTCAGTCAGCACCGAGTTGGTGGTCGGATTCCCGCTGCTCCAGCCGGGCAGCTGGTTGAGACCGAAGTAGTACTGGGTCCCGTCCGCGGTGGTGACGACGAAGTGCTCACCGTTCTGCGCCCCGTTCGCCGCGCCGGTGACGTACTGCACCCGCTCACTGGCATCGGAGCGCGCGTGGTACGTCCCGGTCGCGTCGTCCTTGATCAACGGCACCGTCTGGCCGTTCAACGACAGGATCAACGTGTTGTTCGCCGACCAGCAGTTGTCCCAGGTACGCGTCGGTCCGGCCGGGTTCTCGTGACAGGACTGGTAGCTCCGCTCGACGTAGCCGGGCGAGTAGTCCCAGCCGTCCCCGATCCACGACGGTTGGTTGTTCGTCGACGGCGTGAGCCCGTCGACTGCTTGCGAGTCGTAGGACAGCGTCACGTTCGGGGTGAGTCCGCCGGGCACGTTGGGCACCGGGACGGGGTAAGACCAGTTGAAGGAGTCGCTGGGGCCGCCGGCCTGCCACGAACCCGACGAGTGCAGTGACGTCGCGGCGAAGTCACCACCGCCGCCGGACGGTGCCGACGTCGCGGCGAGCACCATCATCGACGCAGCGCTGTCTGCGGACTTGGCCGTCGGAGCCGCTGGCACAACGACATCCCCGGAAAGGGTCCCGGCCTTGGCATCGCGCGTGAACGGGACCGGCGTCTGGGTGCGGCACTTCGGTTGATCCGGGGTGGTCGCGGCGCAGCCGGGCAACGCGACCAGCTGAAGCCTGGATGCCCAGTCCCCGCCGAACGCGTCCTCGAACTGGCCGTAGCCCATCGTCAGGTGAACGCTCGAGGAGCCGGCACCACTGGTGTTGTGGCGCAACGACATCATCGGCCCGGTGATCCCGGCTGCGGCGGCCTTCGCCTTGGTGGCGAGGTCGACGTGGATGCCGGCCGGGCTCTGCGCCGTGCCGGCCTTGGCGGACGGGGCGTGCCCGCTCGGCGCGAGCCACACCGGCAACGCTCCAGCACGAGTTGGCGCGGATTCCGTCTCCGTCACGGTGACGTCCGCCCCGCCGGAGGGCCATGAAGGCGGCGACGAGTGCGACGTCGGCATGGCAGGCGGCTTCCGGTACTTCCCCTGCACCGGGTTCACCGGGACGGATTTCGTCTGCTGGACGTGAGGCGCGCTGCGCCCCGTTGCCGCATCGGCAGGGGACGAGACAGCAGTGCTCAGCCCGGCGAGCAGCACGACGCCCAGCGCCCACGCGACACCTCGATGGGCTGACGCGCGCCACCCCGGCCGGCCGCCGACCGCCCGACTACCCGCCACAAAACGTCGATTTCCCCAGATTCCGGACACCGTGATACCGCCCTTGCACTATCCGATGATCACGCAAACGAGGGCGACAGTAGCAGTTGAATTGAGTTCATCGGAAGAATTTTCTCTGCATTCCGAAAACGTGATAGGCGACGAACGTTGGAGCTTATAGCGCAAGCTCCGAACACTTCGGAAGTGTGAGCCGAGCCATTTCGAGACAAGTATCGGGACGAACACGATCAAGGCGTCTAAACGGGCAATTCCCTGCAGTTGAGCTATCCGAGTGACGCCGGTACCGGCGCCGTCGATGATCACGTAAATTCCCGAAACGTTGCCGCTGCGCTGCGGAATTGACGGAAAACCCTTGGCCGATTGAGGACGATTCTCGTGGGAAAACGACGTGCGTTCACCAGCCGGACTATCTCCGGTAGACCGTTCGGCCGATTATTGCAGCGTCTTTCTGCGCCGGTCGCCGTTCTTCTTTTTCTGGCGCTTCTGCTGACTCCGGGTCTGAGCGCTGCGCCCGTCGCCGCCGCGGCCGGGCAGGACTCCGGAGTCGGGCCGGGCCCGACACCCACGACGCCGCCACAGCCCGGGAACATCCCCACTCTCGAGGACGGCTACGGCGCGACCCCGGACCAGCAGAAGGCGATGTCCGCCGCCAGCGCACAGGCCAAGTCCACCGGCAAAGCCGTCGTGGTCGCCGGGCTGACCGACGAGACGACACAGGTCGAGGCCAACGCCGCAGGCGGGTTCGCGCTCACCACCAACGCGCAGCCCGTTCGCACCCTGCAGGGTGGCGCGTGGAAGTCGATCGACACCACGCTGCACCGCAACCACGACGGCACCTACTCCCCCGCCGTCACCGCCTACGGCAGCGTCACCCTGTCCGGCGGCGGGCACGGGCCGCTGGCGACCACTACGGCGAAATCCGTTCGCTACACCATGTCCTGGCCTGGTCCGCTGCCTGCTCCGCAGGTCTCCGGCTCCACCGCGACCTACCACGACGTGCTGCCCGGAGTCGACCTTGCAGTGTCCGCCGGGCGCACGGGCGGCTTCTCCGAAGTCCTCGTGGTGAAGAACGCCGCCGCAGCGAAGAACCCCGCCCTTGCCACCCTCGCTCTCCCGATCACCGCCTCCGGCGGTTCGGTCCACGCGGGCAACCTCGGCGGACTCACGGTCTCGGGCAAGGCCGACGCGCCGGTGCTCGACGCGCCAACGCCGTTCATGTGGGACTCCAACACGGCGGTCACCGCCGCCACGGGTGGCGGAAAGGTCGCGGCGGATCCGTCGGACACCACCCACCCCGGGCTCACTGCACGCCAGGCCGTCGTGGCGACTAAGGTCACGCCCTCGACGTTGTCCCTGGTGCCCGACGCACACCTGCTCACCGCACCGTCGACCGTGTTCCCGGTCTACATCGACCCGAGCTTCAACTGGCACCCCGCCAGTGGCGGAACCCCCGCGTTCGATGAGGTCAAGCAGGGCCAGCCGTGTCCCAACACGTCCTTCTACAACCGGACCGGGCCCGACGGTGACAACGGGCTGCTCGGCGTGGGCTACAACAACTGGGACTCCTGCATCGGGATCCAGCGCACGTACTACCAGTGGCAACTGCCCTCGGTCATCTGGGGCGCGCACATCGGCAACACGAGCGGCCAGCCGGCCGCGACGGTCAACGTGTCCAAACTGTACTCGGCGGCCTGCGGCGTGAGCTCGACCGACTACTTGCACTTGACCGGCGGCATCGGTTCGGGCACCAGCTGGAACAACCAGCCCAGCCCCGGACCGGTCATCGGCTCCGCAACCCTCCGGCCCGCCGCCGGCAACAACTGCGTGAACAACTCCGCCGTCCCCTTCGGCTTCAACGTCAGCAGCCAGATCGCCACCGCAGCGGCCAACCACTCCAGCCAGTTCACCGTGTCTCTCACGGGAAACGAGACGCGGGGCAGCCTCGAGTTCAGCCGGTTCTCCGACAACCCGTCACTGCAGATCTTCTACAACCTCATCCCCAACACACCCGGCCCGCTCACCGCCGCGGCCGGCTCGGACAACCTCGGCTGCGCCACCGCCGCGCCCTACCCGTACCTGGGCAAGACCATCGCCACCAACACCCCCGTGCTGAAGGCGACCGTCACTGACCCCGACGCCGACCACCTGCAGGCGACCTTCAAGTACTGGATCGACGGCACGACCACGACCCACACCGGCACCAGCGCGGACAACATCGCCTCCGGCACCACGGCGAACTACTCCCTGCCCTCGTCGTTCACGTCCTCCCTCACCAACGGCCAAGTAGTCGACTGGCAGGCGCAATCCACCGACGGCCAGGACACGAGCGCCTGGTCGCCCATCTGCCACTTCATCGCCGAACCCACCGCGCCCTCCGAGCCCTCGATCAGCTCGGCCGACGGCGCCTTCCCCGATGACCTCACCGTCGGCAAGCCGGCGAACTCGCCGGGTCAGTTCACCGAGGCGTCCACCGGCGGCACGGTGTCGAAACTCGTCCGAGGGCTCGACCAGGCACCCCCGACCACCAACCCGCCCGCAGCGGACGTCGTGCCGTTCACCGGAGGCGG
The sequence above is a segment of the Amycolatopsis sp. 2-15 genome. Coding sequences within it:
- a CDS encoding LamG domain-containing protein, with protein sequence MRTILVGKRRAFTSRTISGRPFGRLLQRLSAPVAVLLFLALLLTPGLSAAPVAAAAGQDSGVGPGPTPTTPPQPGNIPTLEDGYGATPDQQKAMSAASAQAKSTGKAVVVAGLTDETTQVEANAAGGFALTTNAQPVRTLQGGAWKSIDTTLHRNHDGTYSPAVTAYGSVTLSGGGHGPLATTTAKSVRYTMSWPGPLPAPQVSGSTATYHDVLPGVDLAVSAGRTGGFSEVLVVKNAAAAKNPALATLALPITASGGSVHAGNLGGLTVSGKADAPVLDAPTPFMWDSNTAVTAATGGGKVAADPSDTTHPGLTARQAVVATKVTPSTLSLVPDAHLLTAPSTVFPVYIDPSFNWHPASGGTPAFDEVKQGQPCPNTSFYNRTGPDGDNGLLGVGYNNWDSCIGIQRTYYQWQLPSVIWGAHIGNTSGQPAATVNVSKLYSAACGVSSTDYLHLTGGIGSGTSWNNQPSPGPVIGSATLRPAAGNNCVNNSAVPFGFNVSSQIATAAANHSSQFTVSLTGNETRGSLEFSRFSDNPSLQIFYNLIPNTPGPLTAAAGSDNLGCATAAPYPYLGKTIATNTPVLKATVTDPDADHLQATFKYWIDGTTTTHTGTSADNIASGTTANYSLPSSFTSSLTNGQVVDWQAQSTDGQDTSAWSPICHFIAEPTAPSEPSISSADGAFPDDLTVGKPANSPGQFTEASTGGTVSKLVRGLDQAPPTTNPPAADVVPFTGGGAITPAGHWTLADGTGTTAKNSAGSDAMTLSGGASWTTDPSRGNVLSFDGSTGGAVTTGPVVKSDGSFTMAAWVDLTNNSGYQTFLTQEGSAVGGFYLEYESDVNQWAFARFATDSPATGIRARASVAPVLNTWTHLAGTFDAATGTMTIYINGVAAGTAVDSTPWNATGPLVIGHGFYNSAANNYVHGSISDVQLYQAALGSQELNQVVRQGGVVQPAGRWRMLDGSGGTAADATSGAHAATLAGGYTWTSTPTPAVKFNGSTGYAATAQSVVDTSHSFTASVWVNPATLSVAVLVPRHLEAQCHDRQPRLARWVHPPDR